One window of Cystobacter fuscus DSM 2262 genomic DNA carries:
- a CDS encoding HYR domain-containing protein has protein sequence MKSRRNTWMALWVVAAGSACGTTESQEPEPVKGVRNLAEHCEVPPPFTGNFEPELQWAWTGSAVLPDHKQVMMTPAVVDVNGDGTPDIVFSSFAGGNYSADGVLRAISGDDGHALWTVTDASARVKPGASITAGDLDGDGQVEICGIPENGRGIICFEHDGTFKFRSAEAAYDYNEWGGPSLADLDGDGSVEILDGNRVYSHTGQLSWVGGDSMGGAHSTGPVSFAVDLDQDGKLEVINGRSVYNFDGTLRCNNPNVPHGFAGVANFDADAAGEIVVAGRGKVSLLDDDCSLLWTRDVYVTGHSAAGHGGPPTIADFDGDGQLEIGLPGEWNYTVYGSDGSVKWSSSIQDYSSGRTASTTFDFEDDGKLEVVFADEAYLRIYDGVTGAVRWQTRNSSGTTHEYPLVVDVDGDNAAEIIVVSNNHAYPGQNGIRVFHDAREGWANTRRVWNQHAYSVTNVNDDGAIPVHAAPHWLHPKLNVFRANVANYLGEGPSPYAAPDLAASRVTATCDGEGLLVLGASVLNQGEAPVGAGVKVAFYKGSPASGGTLLGVTAVPEPLPVGGSATATLQVASSFTGTAEVWAVVDDDGTGQGSTSECLEDNNGASALAELSCEVSPANKPPVALCRDVTVNADASCLGGASVNGGSYDPDNGPSPLAVTEVPSASFGLGTHPVTLTASDGEASDQCVGHVTVVDATKPAVGCPDSQVLDTCSLAGASASFELSATDNCGSPAVTCSYDSGATFPVGETSVTCSAKDASGNSASCGFKVQVRGDSTPPVLHCPTAPVVVESCAGSAPASFEVSATDNCGPVPVTCSRASGSSFPAGNTSVSCSATDAWGNSASCLFTVQVRGAGSSTPPTPGADRGLELWSPNHKYESLPVSLSECAAPAKDACGGSLPLEQYGRILRITSDEVEDANGNGDGRTCDDMIIDGPTSMRLRSEREGTGDGRVYTVTYVVAAPGGVPTQGTCHVYVPHDQSGRGAVDSGVKFCVGEGCPPGTAEHSPLCK, from the coding sequence ATGAAATCCAGACGCAATACGTGGATGGCCTTGTGGGTGGTGGCCGCGGGGAGCGCTTGTGGCACCACGGAGTCCCAGGAGCCGGAGCCCGTCAAGGGCGTGAGGAACCTGGCCGAGCACTGCGAGGTGCCGCCCCCCTTCACGGGCAACTTCGAGCCCGAGCTTCAGTGGGCGTGGACGGGCAGCGCGGTGCTGCCCGACCACAAGCAGGTGATGATGACCCCGGCGGTGGTGGACGTGAACGGGGATGGCACTCCGGACATCGTCTTCAGCTCCTTCGCCGGTGGCAACTACAGCGCGGACGGCGTGTTGCGCGCTATCAGTGGCGATGACGGCCATGCCTTGTGGACGGTGACGGACGCCTCGGCCCGGGTGAAGCCGGGCGCCAGCATCACGGCGGGTGACCTCGATGGTGATGGGCAGGTGGAGATCTGCGGCATCCCCGAGAACGGGCGCGGCATCATCTGCTTCGAGCACGACGGCACCTTCAAGTTCCGCTCGGCCGAGGCCGCGTACGACTACAACGAGTGGGGTGGCCCCTCGCTGGCGGACCTGGACGGTGACGGCTCCGTGGAGATCCTCGATGGCAACCGCGTCTACAGCCACACCGGGCAGTTGTCGTGGGTGGGCGGCGATTCCATGGGGGGTGCGCACTCCACCGGGCCCGTGTCCTTCGCGGTGGACCTCGACCAGGATGGCAAGCTGGAGGTGATCAACGGCCGCTCGGTCTACAACTTCGACGGCACCTTGCGGTGCAACAACCCGAACGTGCCGCACGGCTTCGCGGGCGTGGCCAACTTCGACGCCGACGCGGCGGGGGAGATCGTCGTGGCGGGCCGCGGCAAGGTGAGCCTGCTCGACGATGACTGCTCGCTGTTGTGGACCCGGGACGTGTATGTGACGGGCCACTCCGCGGCTGGCCACGGTGGCCCGCCCACGATCGCGGACTTCGATGGCGACGGCCAGCTCGAGATCGGTCTGCCCGGCGAGTGGAACTACACCGTCTATGGCTCCGACGGCTCGGTGAAGTGGTCCAGCTCCATCCAGGACTACAGCTCGGGCCGCACCGCTTCCACCACGTTCGACTTCGAGGACGATGGCAAGCTCGAGGTCGTCTTCGCGGACGAGGCGTACCTGCGCATCTACGACGGCGTCACGGGCGCGGTGCGTTGGCAGACGCGCAACAGCTCGGGCACCACGCACGAGTACCCGCTCGTCGTGGACGTGGATGGGGACAACGCCGCGGAGATCATCGTGGTGTCCAACAACCACGCCTACCCGGGCCAGAACGGCATCCGCGTGTTCCACGACGCCAGGGAGGGCTGGGCCAATACCCGGCGCGTCTGGAACCAGCACGCGTACTCGGTCACGAACGTCAACGACGACGGCGCCATCCCGGTACACGCGGCTCCCCATTGGCTCCACCCGAAGCTCAACGTCTTCCGCGCCAACGTCGCTAACTACCTGGGCGAGGGTCCCAGCCCCTACGCCGCCCCGGACCTCGCCGCTTCCCGCGTGACCGCCACGTGTGATGGCGAGGGCCTGCTCGTGCTCGGCGCGAGTGTGCTCAACCAGGGCGAGGCCCCCGTGGGGGCGGGCGTGAAGGTGGCCTTCTACAAGGGCAGTCCCGCCTCGGGTGGCACGCTGCTCGGCGTGACGGCCGTACCGGAGCCCCTGCCCGTGGGAGGCAGCGCCACCGCCACGCTCCAGGTGGCCTCCTCCTTCACGGGCACCGCCGAGGTGTGGGCCGTGGTGGACGATGACGGCACGGGCCAGGGGAGCACCTCCGAGTGCCTCGAGGACAACAACGGCGCCTCCGCGCTGGCGGAGCTGTCGTGCGAGGTGTCCCCGGCGAACAAGCCGCCGGTGGCCCTGTGCCGTGACGTCACCGTCAACGCCGACGCGTCCTGCCTCGGTGGCGCCAGTGTGAACGGTGGCAGCTACGATCCGGACAACGGGCCGTCGCCGCTCGCCGTGACCGAGGTGCCCTCCGCGTCCTTCGGTCTGGGCACCCACCCGGTGACCCTGACGGCGTCGGATGGAGAGGCGAGCGACCAGTGCGTGGGCCATGTCACCGTGGTGGACGCCACGAAGCCCGCGGTGGGCTGCCCCGACTCGCAGGTGCTCGACACGTGCTCGCTGGCGGGGGCCTCCGCCTCCTTCGAGCTCTCCGCCACCGACAACTGCGGCTCGCCCGCCGTCACGTGCTCGTATGACTCGGGTGCCACCTTCCCGGTGGGCGAGACGTCCGTCACCTGCTCCGCGAAGGATGCCTCTGGCAACAGCGCGTCCTGTGGCTTCAAGGTGCAGGTGCGTGGGGACTCGACGCCGCCCGTGCTGCACTGCCCCACGGCGCCGGTGGTGGTGGAGAGCTGCGCGGGAAGCGCCCCGGCCTCCTTCGAGGTCTCCGCCACGGACAACTGTGGCCCCGTGCCCGTCACGTGCTCGCGGGCCTCCGGCTCCTCGTTCCCGGCGGGCAATACCTCCGTGTCCTGCTCGGCGACGGACGCCTGGGGCAACTCGGCCTCGTGTCTCTTCACCGTCCAGGTGCGCGGCGCGGGCTCGTCCACGCCGCCCACCCCGGGCGCGGATCGGGGCCTGGAGCTGTGGTCGCCCAACCACAAGTACGAGTCCCTGCCCGTCTCGCTGTCGGAGTGCGCCGCCCCGGCGAAGGATGCGTGCGGCGGCTCGCTGCCCCTGGAGCAGTACGGGCGCATCCTGCGCATCACCTCGGACGAGGTGGAGGACGCCAACGGCAACGGTGATGGCCGCACGTGCGACGACATGATCATCGACGGCCCCACGTCCATGCGGCTGCGCTCCGAGCGCGAGGGCACGGGGGACGGCCGCGTCTACACCGTGACGTACGTGGTCGCCGCTCCCGGCGGGGTGCCCACGCAGGGCACCTGCCACGTCTACGTGCCGCACGATCAGTCCGGCCGGGGCGCGGTGGACAGCGGGGTGAAGTTCTGTGTCGGCGAGGGCTGCCCGCCGGGCACCGCGGAGCACAGCCCCCTGTGCAAGTGA
- a CDS encoding sensor histidine kinase, giving the protein MEESFALLDTFLNNAPIGLGFFGLDLRFIRLNDALAALHGKSRHEEVGRALHELSPRVAATVEPLLRQVLDTGEPIIGFDTALEVPPTPGQLRHWRASYYPVRTTSGKLVGVGAVVVELTAERHAQAERERLLREAHEAIQIRDDFLSIASHELRTPLTPLKLHLQLLNQRCASGQPLPPQLARKALAQVDRLSGVISDMLDSSRIQAGLLALEREPLSLQELVRDVVADFRPHCPEHPLEYAECARRLVVRGDRGRLAQVLANLLENARKYSPLKGPIRVTLAPCGAEALVSVSDCGIGIPVDQQAHLFERFFRARNAPISGFGGLGLGLYICRHLVERHGGRIWVESEPGHGSTFRFTLPVED; this is encoded by the coding sequence ATGGAGGAGTCGTTCGCCCTGCTCGACACCTTCTTGAACAACGCGCCCATCGGGCTGGGCTTCTTCGGCCTTGATTTGCGCTTCATCCGGCTCAACGACGCGCTGGCCGCGCTCCACGGCAAGAGCCGGCACGAGGAAGTGGGCCGGGCTCTCCATGAGCTGTCTCCTCGGGTGGCGGCCACCGTCGAGCCCTTGCTGCGCCAGGTCCTGGACACCGGCGAGCCCATCATCGGATTCGACACGGCACTCGAGGTGCCGCCCACCCCGGGCCAGTTGCGGCACTGGCGCGCCAGCTACTACCCCGTGCGGACGACGAGCGGCAAACTGGTGGGCGTTGGTGCCGTGGTCGTCGAGTTGACGGCGGAGCGTCACGCCCAGGCGGAGCGGGAGCGGCTGCTGCGCGAGGCACACGAGGCCATCCAGATTCGCGATGACTTCCTCAGCATCGCCTCGCACGAGCTGAGGACTCCCCTCACCCCCCTCAAGCTCCACCTTCAGTTGCTCAATCAGCGGTGCGCCTCCGGTCAACCCCTGCCGCCCCAGCTCGCGCGCAAGGCACTCGCCCAGGTGGACCGGCTCTCGGGGGTGATTTCCGACATGCTGGACTCCTCGCGCATCCAGGCGGGTCTGCTGGCGCTGGAGCGCGAGCCCCTGTCGCTCCAGGAACTCGTTCGTGACGTCGTGGCGGACTTCCGCCCGCACTGTCCCGAGCACCCGCTGGAGTACGCGGAGTGCGCGCGGCGGCTCGTCGTCCGGGGAGATAGGGGCCGGCTCGCGCAGGTGCTGGCGAACCTGCTGGAGAACGCCCGCAAGTACAGCCCCCTGAAGGGGCCCATCCGCGTCACGCTCGCCCCGTGCGGAGCGGAGGCGCTCGTCTCCGTCTCGGATTGTGGAATCGGCATTCCGGTGGATCAACAGGCCCATCTCTTCGAGCGCTTCTTCCGGGCCCGCAACGCCCCCATCTCTGGCTTTGGCGGGCTGGGGCTCGGGCTCTACATCTGCCGGCACCTTGTCGAGCGTCACGGGGGCCGCATCTGGGTGGAGAGCGAGCCGGGCCACGGCTCCACCTTTCGCTTCACCCTGCCGGTGGAGGACTGA
- a CDS encoding M90 family metallopeptidase, giving the protein MSGLLRTLHRHRLRRRPFPPEWLGHLERHVPFFEELAPEPRQRFLELLKLFAWEKEFIGAGGFTITDEVRVVVSATAVRLVLYLDFSYYDRLREVIVYPDAFRIPDRTGVVLGEAKNWGSVILSWRSVLAGLRNPHDGHSTATHEFAHVLDREDGAFDGTPELRRYSHYAAWASVMGEHFHKLREGRRLERQVMDDYGGVNEAEFFAVATESFFEKPHQMREKTPDLYEELKRFYGWDPALGR; this is encoded by the coding sequence ATGAGCGGCCTCTTGCGCACCCTCCATCGGCACCGTCTGCGGCGCCGGCCCTTTCCTCCTGAGTGGCTCGGCCACCTGGAGCGCCATGTCCCCTTCTTCGAGGAACTCGCGCCGGAGCCGCGCCAGCGCTTCCTGGAACTGCTCAAGCTCTTCGCCTGGGAGAAGGAGTTCATCGGGGCGGGAGGCTTCACCATCACCGATGAAGTGCGGGTGGTGGTGTCCGCCACGGCCGTGCGCCTGGTGCTCTATCTGGACTTCTCCTATTACGACCGGCTGCGCGAGGTCATCGTCTATCCGGACGCCTTCAGGATTCCGGATCGCACGGGCGTGGTGTTGGGCGAGGCGAAGAACTGGGGGAGCGTCATCCTGTCGTGGCGCTCGGTGCTGGCGGGGTTGCGCAACCCGCATGATGGCCACTCCACGGCCACGCACGAGTTCGCCCATGTCCTGGACCGGGAGGATGGGGCGTTCGACGGCACGCCGGAGCTGCGCCGCTACTCGCACTACGCGGCGTGGGCCTCGGTGATGGGCGAGCACTTCCACAAGCTGCGCGAGGGCCGGCGGCTGGAGCGGCAGGTGATGGATGACTACGGTGGGGTGAACGAGGCCGAGTTCTTCGCCGTGGCCACCGAGTCCTTCTTCGAGAAGCCGCACCAGATGCGGGAGAAGACGCCGGATCTCTACGAGGAGCTCAAGCGCTTCTACGGGTGGGATCCCGCGCTCGGGCGCTGA